The following proteins come from a genomic window of Myroides odoratus DSM 2801:
- a CDS encoding peptidase domain-containing ABC transporter, with product MFRKRKYIKLTRQHDLMDCGPASLSMITSFYGNRFSLCNLRELCQIGKDGVSMLGIIHAAQEIGFEAKAVKLNLTQLVYNFTSPCILYWNKNHFLVLESIAIVNNNRFFKIADPAHGKVTLGEKEFIDAWLKNEEKGIALFLNPTEQFYLLKDQNDFKERVNEILKLFVPYKRKIFLLMFFVLVSNMLSIALPFLTESLIDNGVEKKDLNFITLILLAQLFIFLGIMVIDLLRNWYTLIIGANFSIDVIYSYLDKILRLPIRFFDTKNSGDFNQRIQDNVKIEEFFTSDSILTIFSSLTLIIYSIILLYYDIFLFIIYLGLTVLSILWSFFWLKKRRTLDYQLFSAKSENQEAVYEFYNGIMEMKLNQFEDYKKKKWIYLQKKILKLNIKSLKNNQFQSIGFTFFNQLKNILVTFLAASYVIKDVMTLGALLSVSFIIGQMNTPVYQLLNFIKSQQDAFLSFNRLNEVYSQKDEEKDTDVKLDLAHGPLDIRMENVSFKYNILSHKNVLKKVNLIIPKGKITAIVGHSGSGKTTLMKLLLNFFLPSEGKIAFGEDEITQISAKSLRENSGIVMQDGYIFNDTIERNIAMNDEIVDKHKMKNVLEAVNLFEFVNSLALKEFTKIGSGGNGLSGGQMQRILIARALYKNPKYIFLDEATSALDSINEKEIHNNLRQLFDNKTVVIIAHRLSTVQNADQIIVLSNGEVVEQGKHKELINKNNYYFTLVKNQLDI from the coding sequence ATGTTTAGAAAAAGAAAATATATTAAGCTAACTCGTCAACATGATTTAATGGACTGTGGGCCTGCTTCATTAAGTATGATAACTAGTTTTTATGGCAATAGATTTTCTCTATGTAACCTTAGAGAATTGTGCCAAATTGGCAAAGACGGAGTTTCAATGCTTGGAATCATTCACGCTGCACAAGAAATCGGGTTTGAAGCAAAAGCGGTCAAATTAAATCTAACTCAACTTGTTTATAATTTTACGTCTCCATGTATTCTTTATTGGAATAAAAATCATTTTTTAGTTTTAGAATCAATTGCTATTGTAAATAATAATCGTTTTTTTAAAATTGCAGATCCAGCTCATGGAAAAGTAACTTTAGGAGAGAAAGAATTTATTGATGCTTGGTTGAAAAATGAAGAGAAGGGAATAGCCTTATTTCTTAATCCTACAGAACAGTTTTATTTATTAAAAGATCAAAATGATTTTAAGGAAAGAGTAAATGAAATATTAAAATTGTTTGTTCCCTATAAGAGAAAGATTTTTTTATTAATGTTTTTTGTTCTAGTAAGTAATATGTTGAGTATAGCTCTTCCTTTTTTAACCGAATCTTTGATAGATAATGGGGTAGAAAAAAAGGATCTAAACTTTATTACTTTAATTCTTTTAGCTCAACTATTTATTTTTTTAGGTATTATGGTAATAGATCTTTTAAGGAATTGGTATACACTTATAATCGGTGCAAATTTTAGTATTGATGTAATATACTCATACCTAGATAAGATTTTAAGGCTTCCTATTCGTTTTTTTGACACTAAGAATTCAGGAGATTTTAATCAGAGGATACAGGATAATGTAAAAATTGAGGAATTCTTTACTTCGGATAGTATACTAACTATTTTTTCCTCTTTGACTTTGATTATTTATTCAATTATCTTGCTTTATTATGACATCTTTCTGTTTATTATTTATTTGGGACTTACTGTCTTATCAATTCTATGGTCGTTTTTTTGGTTAAAAAAAAGAAGAACCTTGGACTATCAATTGTTTAGTGCAAAATCTGAAAATCAAGAAGCTGTGTACGAGTTTTATAATGGGATTATGGAAATGAAACTCAATCAGTTTGAAGATTATAAGAAAAAGAAATGGATTTATTTACAAAAAAAAATATTAAAACTTAACATTAAGTCATTAAAAAACAATCAGTTTCAATCAATCGGATTTACTTTCTTTAATCAACTTAAAAACATTTTGGTAACTTTTTTGGCAGCAAGTTATGTTATAAAGGATGTAATGACTTTAGGAGCTTTATTAAGTGTTTCTTTTATTATAGGACAGATGAATACACCAGTTTATCAATTACTAAACTTTATTAAATCACAACAAGATGCATTTTTAAGTTTTAATAGATTAAATGAAGTATACTCACAAAAGGATGAAGAAAAAGATACAGATGTCAAACTTGATCTAGCACATGGACCGTTAGACATTCGAATGGAAAACGTTAGTTTTAAGTATAATATACTATCACATAAAAATGTTCTGAAAAAAGTCAATTTAATTATTCCTAAGGGAAAGATAACAGCAATCGTTGGACATAGTGGAAGCGGAAAAACAACATTAATGAAGTTATTATTGAATTTTTTCTTGCCATCTGAAGGAAAAATAGCGTTTGGAGAAGATGAAATAACGCAAATATCAGCCAAGAGCCTTAGAGAAAATTCTGGTATAGTGATGCAGGATGGTTATATATTCAACGATACCATAGAAAGAAATATAGCTATGAATGATGAAATAGTGGACAAACATAAAATGAAAAATGTTCTTGAAGCTGTTAATTTATTTGAGTTTGTCAATTCACTTGCACTAAAAGAGTTTACTAAGATTGGCTCTGGAGGAAATGGACTATCTGGGGGGCAAATGCAAAGAATACTGATAGCAAGAGCATTATATAAAAATCCAAAATACATTTTTTTAGATGAAGCTACCTCTGCACTTGATTCTATAAATGAAAAAGAAATACATAATAATCTCAGGCAATTATTTGATAATAAAACGGTTGTAATAATTGCTCATCGATTAAGTACTGTTCAAAATGCAGATCAAATAATAGTACTTTCAAATGGTGAAGTCGTAGAACAGGGAAAACACAAAGAGTTGATAAATAAAAATAATTACTATTTTACATTAGTTAAAAATCAATTAGATATATGA